The window ACGTGCACAAACAGGTTCGGCCGGCTGGCCATCTCGACCAAGTGGTCGAGCTGCTCGTTCATCAAACCGGGATCACCTCGTCGCAGTGCCGCCTCGTCCACGACAAAAACAGCGAGTGGCGGCCGGGGCCGGTCGAACACCGCCTTCTGCCGCTCCATCCGTACCTTGACGAACCGCTCGACGTCCTCGGCGGCGATCGGGCCGCTGGCCAGCACCGCGCGGGCGTACGCCTCGGTTTGCAGCAGTCCCGGAATGACGCTCGCCTCGAAGCTCCGGAGTGCGAGTGACTGCGCTTCCGCCTCGCGCCACGGCCGGAACCACGGGACGTCCCGCCGCCGCCGACCCTCATCGGGCCAGAGGTCGAGGATCTCCCGCCGGAGGACCTTGGCCGCCACGATCCGGTGCCGGCCGTGCGGGATCCGCCCCGGCGACAGCCAGCGTCCCACCGTCTTCGGATCGACACCGACCTTCTCGGCCAGCACCTCGCAGCTCAGCCCCTGCTCCGCCATCGCCACCCGCAGCGCTTCGTTCACGACCAGACCTCCGTTCGAGACGTGCTGACGCCTACCGACCATAGGGAGCAGGACCGTCTATGTCTGCCCCTTACCGACCAGGCCTTTCAGCGGCTTTTTCCGGTGTCCAGTCGCCATCCCCCAGGACGTCTTGAATGGTCGGGACGTCCCGAGGAACGCCCGGGAAGTCCACAAGATTCACTCCACCGGGAGCCCGCCGAGGCACCCACCTCCACGCGCGGTAATGTTCGTATCTGTTGGATTACGTGTGACTGCGGGAGGGACCGGCTGATGCTCGCCCAACAGCGGCAGGCGGCGATCGTGGACCGGGTACGGGTGGCCGGCGGGGTACGGGTCAGCGACCTGGCCGGCGAGTTCGGGGTGTCGGACATGACCATCCGCCGCGACCTGGACCTGCTCGCCGAGCGGGGCCTGCTGGCGAAGGTGCACGGCGGCGCTACCTCCGCCGACTCCGGCTCGACCGACGAACCCGGCTTCGTGGCCAAGTCGGCCCGCCAGCTCTCCGAGAAGGCGGCGATCGCCGCACAGGCCGCGCACCTGGTGCAGCCCGGAATGGCGGTGGCGCTGTCGGCCGGCACCACCACCGCCGCCCTGGCCCACCGGCTGGTCGACACCGCAGGGCTGACCGTGGTGACGAACTCGATCCCGGTCGCGGAGATCTTCCACCGGGCCGGTCGACCGGACCAGACGGTGGTGCTCACCGGTGGCGTACGCACCCCGTCGGACGCGCTGGTCGGGCCGGTGGCGGTGGGCGCGATCCGTACTTTGCACCTGGATTTGGTCTTCCTCGGCGTGCACGGGATGAGCGTCCGGGCCGGTTACACCACCCCGAACCTGATGGAGGCGGAAACCAACCGGGCCCTGGTCGCCGCGTCGGAGCGGCTGGTGGTCCTCGCGGACCACACGAAGTGGGGCACGGTCGGCATCTCCTCGATGGCGGACCTGGCCGCCGCGCACACCGTCGTCACCGACGACGGCCTGCCCGAACCGGCCCGGCTCACGCTCCTGGAACACGTCATGGAACTGGTGGTAGTGGAATGAGACGGACCGAGATCAAACTGGCCGACGGGCGTGAGCTGATCTACTTCGACGAGCACGAGGGTGCGGATCGGAGCGAGCCGGACCGGCGGGATCTGCCCCCGCCGCCGCCCGCCTCGCAGCTACGTTATGACCCGCTGGTGGACGAGTGGGTGGCGGTGGCGGCACACCGGCAGACCCGGATCTTCCTGCCGAGCACCGCCGAGTGCCCGCTCTGCCCGTCCACCCCGACCCACTCCACCGAGATCCCCGCGTACGACTACGACGTGGCCGTGTTCGAGAACCGGTTCCCGTCGCTGAGCGACCGGGAGGGCGAGCCGGCGGGCGAGTTGACCCCGTTCACGCCCACCCGACCGGGGCTCGGGCGGTGCGAGGTGGTCTGCTTCACCTCCGACCACAACGCCTCCTTCGCCACCCTGTCGCCGGAGCGGGTCCGTACGGTGCTCGACGCGCTCGCCGACCGGACCACCGCACTGTCCCGGATCCCCGGTGTCGAGCAGGTCTTCCCGTTCGAGAACCGGGGGGTGGAGATCGGGGTGACGCTCCAGCACCCGCACGGCCAGATCTACGCGTACCCGTTCCTGCCGCCCCGGACCAGGGCGCTGCTCGGCGCCGCCCGCCGGCACGCCGAGCGGACCGGTGGGCGCAACCTGTACGCCGACGTCCTGACCGCCGAGCGGGCCGCCGGGGACCGGGTGGTGGTCTCGAACGAGCACTGGACCGCGTACGTCCCGGCCGCCGCACGCTGGCCGTTCGAGGTGCACGTGGCCCCGCACCGGGCGGTACCGGACATCCCGGCACTGGACGAGGCGGAACGGGCCGCCTTCGGTCCCCTCTACCTGGACGTGCTGAACCGCTTCGACCGCCTCTTCGACCTGCCGATGCCGTACATCTCGGCCTGGCAGCAGGCGCCGGTGCACGAGGGCCGGGACGTGAGTCACCTGCACCTTCAGGTGTTCAGCATCCGGCGGGCGGTGGACAAGCTGAAGTACCTGGCCGGCTCGGAGTCGGCCATGGGCGCGTTCATCAACGACATCCGGCCGGAGCAGGCGGCGGAGCGGTTGCGCCAGGCCGGGCGCTAGCGTCGCGGTGGGGCGGGAGGAGGAGGACCCGCCCTACCGTCCGCTCTCCCGTCGAAGGTGCGTACCAGGCTCCAGTAGCCGACGCTCGGGGTCATGCCGAGTGCCCGGTTCGCCCGCAGGATCGGCTCGTTCGTGTCGTCGTTGTGCGTGGTCACGGCGACGGCACCGGCCTCGTACGCGTGCCGCAGGGCAGCGGTCTTCAGGGCACTGGCCACACCCCTGCCCCGGTGGGCGACATCCACACCGGTGTAGACGGTGTACCAGTCAGCGGCCTGGGTGCTGACGATGGTGAGCCCCAGTGCCGGTGAGCCCTCCGGCTCGCACGGTTCGGCCAGCAGCACGATCGCCCCGTCCGGGATCACGCTCCGGGCGTACGCCAGGTCGACGGCCTGGTCCTCGCCGCCGGGCACCGGCAGCCCGGCCAGGGTGCGGCCGACGCATTCCAGGATGACCGCCTCGTCCGCGTCGATGTCGACCACCCGGACCCGGACCACGGCCCGGTCGGCGGTCGACGCCGCGAGCGCGGCCAGTTCATCGCCCCGGCCGGCCAGGTCGAACCGCCAGCCGACGCTGTGGTTGGTCAGCACCAGGCCGTGGCGTTCCGCGAACCGCCGACCCCGGTCGAGGTCGTCGCGCAGGGCGGTGGTCACCACCGTCCCCGGCGCGAGGGTCTTCGCCGCCAGGTCGGCGAGTTCTGCCGCGAGGGCGCTGCCCACACCCTGTCCTCGGTGTGACTCGGCGACCGCGACGAGGGCGGAGACCGTACCGGGATAGGCGGGTTCGGTGGTCAGCTTGGCGGCGCCCACCACCACACCGGCGCGCTCGGCGACGAGGGCGTGGTGGATCTGACCCGGCTCGGCGGCGGTCAACCGGTCGGTCAGCCGGTACCGCTTGTCATCACCGGCGGCGAGCACCAGCAGGTCGACGGCCGCGTCCAGGTCCGCCGGGCGGAAGGGACGGATCTTGACGTCGGTCGAGGTCAGGGGCGTACTCACGTGATCAACCCTAGGGGCGGTGAGGCCAGATGACCGATATGAGCTGGGCCACGCCGTGACCCGTCCGCGTCCGCCCGACGCTCATCCGTACAGAAGGGTGCGGGGGGCCCGGGACAGGGCCCCCCGCAGGGAAGGGACGGCTGGCTGTGCGCAACAGCCGGGAGGACTGCCCGACCGGCGCCGTTTCCGGCGACATCGAGTGGCTGGTCCTCCTGGACGCGACTGGCATCACGTCCACCCTGGTCAACGAGCGCGGGCCGATGCCGGTAACGGGCCACAAAATCGATCATGACGTACGTCGATGAAGCGCCGCCGCCGTCCCACGACCGCCACCCCCGGGGTACGCGGAAGCCCGCCGGCGACTGCCGGCGGGCTTCCGGTGAACGTGCTCGAAAATCAGGCGCCGAGCTTCTTCGCCAGGTTCTCGTCGAGCGCGGCCATGAACTCGTCAGTGCTCAGCCACGGGGCGTCCCGCGAGATGAGCAGGGCGAGGTCCTTGGTCATCTGACCGCCCTCGACGGTCTCGATGCAGACCTGCTCCAGCTTCTCGGCGAACTCGGAGACCGCCGGGGTGCCGTCGAGCTTGCCCCGGTGGGCGAGGCCACGGGTCCAGGCGAAGATCGACGCGATCGGGTTGGTCGACGTCTTCTCGCCCTTCTGCCACTGCCGGTAGTGCCGGGTGACCGTGCCGTGCGCCGCCTCGGCCTCGACCGTACGGCCGTCCGGGGTCATCAGCACGGAGGTCATCAGGCCCAGCGAGCCGAAGCCCTGCGCGACGGTGTCCGACTGCACGTCACCGTCGTAGTTCTTGGCGGCCCAGACGAAGCCGCCCTCCCACTTGAGCGCGGCGGCGACCATGTCGTCGATCAGCCGGTGCTCGTAGGTGATCCCGGCGGCATCGAAGTCGGCCTTGAACTCCGCCTCGAAGACCTCGGCGAAGATGTCCTTGAACCGGCCGTCGTACGCCTTCAGGATCGTGTTCTTGGTCGACAGGTAGACCGGGTAGTTGCGGTCCAGGCCGTAGCGCAGGGAGGCGCGGGCGAAGTCGCGGATCGACTCGTCGAAGTTGTACATGCCCATCGCGATGCCGCCGCCGGGGAACTTGGCGACCTCCATCTCGACCGGCGCGCTGCCGTCGGCCGGGGTGTAGGTGATGGTCACCGTGCCCGGTCCGGGGACCACGAAGTCGGTCGCCTTGTACTGGTCGCCGTGCGCGTGCCGGCCGATGATGATCGGCTTGGTCCAGCCGGGCACCAGGCGCGGCACGTTGGACATGATGATCGGCTCACGGAAGACAACGCCGCCGAGGATGTTCCGGATGGTGCCGTTCGGCGAGCGCCACATCTTCTTGAGGCCGAACTCCTCGACCCGGGCCTCGTCCGGGGTGATGGTCGCGCACTTCACGCCGACGCCGTGGGTCTTGATGGCGTTGGCCGCGTCAACGGTGACCTGGTCGTCGGTCTCGTCGCGGTACTGGATCGACAGGTCGTAGTAGTGCAGGTCGACGTCGAGGTAGGGCAGGATCAGCTGCTCCCGGATCTGCTTCCAGATGATCCGGGTCATCTCGTCGCCGTCGAGCTCTACGACCGGGTTGGTTACCTTGATCTTCGCCATCGGCCGGGCGCTCCTCTCGGGGGACACATGCTCAAGCAGTACGAGCGTACTGGCTCTGCCTGATGGCGCACGCCCGGCCTGCCCTGCCCGCCGGCATTTCCCCTGATACCCGGAAAGAGTGGCTGTCCGGGGTCGGACGGCCACTCTTTCCGGTGCTGCCTGTCGCCCCTGACGGGGCGGATTCGATCAGAGGTTCGCGATGTCGCCCTGCTTGGCCCGGACCGCCTCGGCGGCGGCCTTGAGGCTGGCCAGCTCGTCGGCGTCCAGGTCGGTGGTGACGATCCGACGGACACCCTCACGGCCCAGCTCGGCCTCGACACCGAGGTAGACCCCGGAGATGCCGTAGTCGCCGTCGACCCAGGCGCAGACCGGCATGACCTCGCCGGAGTCGGTCGCCACGGCCTTCGCCATCTTGGCCGCGGCGGCGGACGGGGCGTAGTACGCCGAACCGGTCTTGAGCAGCGCGACCACCTCGGCGCCACCGTTACGGGTACGGACCACCAGCTCCTCGATCTTGGCGTCCGGGAGCACCTCGCGCAGCGGCTTGCCGTTCACCGTGCTGCGCGACGGGACCGGCACCATGGTGTCGCCGTGCGAGCCGAGCGTGAGGGTCTTCACCGAGGCCACCGGTACGCCCAGTTCCTCGGCGACGAAGGTGGTGAACCGGGCGGTGTCCAGCATGCCGGCCTGGCCGAGCACCCGCTGCTTGGGGAACTGGGTGGCGAGCTGGGCCATCGCGGTCATCTCGTCCAGCGGGTTCGAGACGACGATGACCACCGCGTTCGGGGCGAACTTGGCCACGCTCTCGGACACCACACGTACGATCTTGGCGTTGGTGGCGAGCAGGTCCATCCGGCTCATTCCCGGCTTGCGGGGCAGGCCCGCGGTGATGACCACCACGTCCGAGCCCTCGATGACCTCGTAACCCTCGCCGTTCGGTCCGGTGGTCTGGCCGACCACCTTGGTCTCGAAGCCCTCGATCGGCCGCGACTGGTTGATGTCCAGCGCCAGCCCCTCGGGCTTACCTTCGATGATGTCGGTGATCACGACCGTGTCGAAGACGTCGTATTCCGCCAGTCGCTGCGCGGTCGTCGAGCCGTAGAAACCGGCGCCGACGACGGTGACCTTTTTGCCCATGGTCGTCCCACTCTCTGTTACCGACGGGTTCTTTTCCGGACCGTATCAGCCAACGGACCACCGGTCCGGCCAGGGGCTGATTTGCCTGATCGTCCCCGGCTGACCGATCCGGCCGGGCCGACCCGACCGCTCCGGCCGCGTCCACGGCGGCCCGTTCACCGGGTACCCCGACCAGCCGGCTTCAGCCCGTGACCGCTCGGCTCGGTCAGCCGCGTTCGGCCCGCTCAGCCGCTGTTCGGCCCGGTCAGCCGCGTTCGGCCCGCTCGACCACGTTGGTCAGCAGCATGGCCCGGGTCATCGGGCCGACTCCGCCCGGCATCGGCACCATCGCCCCGGCGACCTCGGCCACCTCGGCCGCGATGTCGCCGGTGTAGCGACCCTTGCCGTCCGGGCCGATCACGCGGGTGATCCCGACGTCGACCACGGTGGCGCCGGGCCGGACCATGTCGGCGGTGAGCAGCCCGGGTACGCCGGCCGCGACGATCACGATGTCCGCGTTGCGGGTGTGCTTGGCGAGGTCGAGGGTGCCGGTGTGGCAGAGCGTCACGGTGGCGTTCTCGCTGCGCCGGGTCAGCAGCAGGCCGAGCGGACGGCCGACGGTGTTGCCGCGTCCGACCACCGCCACCTCGGCACCCCGCAGCGGTACGTCGTGCCGGCGGAGCAGCTCCACGATGCCGCGCGGGGTGCAGGGCAGCGGGCCGTCGTAGCCCAGCACCAGCCGGCCCAGGTTCACCGGGTGCAGACCGTCGGCGTCCTTCTCCGGGTCGATCAGCTCCAGCACCCGCTGGGTGTCGAGGTGACGCGGCAGCGGGAGCTGGACGATGTAGCCGTGGCAGGCGGGGTCCGCGTTGAGTTCGGCGATGACCTCGTCGACCTGCTCCTGGGTGGCGTCGGCGGGCAGTTCGCGGCGGATCGAGGCGATGCCCACCTCGGCACAGTCGCGGTGTTTGCCGTTGACGTACGCCTGCGAGCCGGGGTCCGCACCGACGAGTACGGTGCCGAGCCCGGGGACCAGGCCCCGCTCGGCGAGGGCCTTCACCCGCACCCGTAGCTCGTCCTTGATCTCCGCCGCGGTCGCTTTGCCGTCCAGAAGGGTCGCCGTCACGCCCCTGATCGTCTCACGGCGGGCCGTCCGGCTTCGGGGACACCCGGTTGTCCGGTTCACGGGCCGGTTGGCGGTCGGCACGACGGAATCAATGATGATGTAACTTTCCGTAACCGTGTTGTTCGTCACTCGGGGTAGCCGGCTGTGGAGTTGTCCACAGTATGAGCGTGCAGCCAGGCACAAGCCGGACAAACCCCAGGTGGCGTAGGCCACGCGGAGATCACCGCCGATTGCGGGGTTTGGCCCAGCAAATGCCGAAATAAGGCTATAGATTGCGCGGTTCGTACCGAACCTTCTTTACCAGAGCTCAACCCGCACCGCAAGCAGACTCTCAGGCGACCGTTATTCAGTCGTAATCCGCTGGTTTGGACTAGGGTCCCGCGACGACCTACCTTTGCCGAGCGTTGCGCAGAGTGACCCGTACCCGGGACCTGGCTGCCCAGCGTGAGGAGATGAGGAGGCTCAATGCAGGTCCGTAGGCTCGCAGCCTGGGCCGCCGTACCGCTCGTCGCAACCCTGGGCCTCGCGGCCTGTGGCAGCGGCGACGACGGCGGTTCCGGGGAAAGCAACCCCAACGCTACGGTGTCGATCCAGATCGGTGAACCGCAGCACCTGATCCCGACCAACACCACCGAGACGAGCGGGAACCAGGTCCTCAGCGCCCTGTTCACCCCGCTGGTGGACTACGACGCACAGAACAAGCCTTACGAGGTTCAGGCGGAGTCGATCCAGAGCACCGACAACACCACCTGGACGATCAAGCTCAAGGACGGCTACACCTTCCACAACGGCGAGAAGGTCACCTCCGACAGCTACATCAACGCCTGGAACTACGGCGCTTATGCCCCGAACGGCCAGGGCGCCAGCTACTTCTTCGAGAAGATCGCCGGGTACGACGACCTCCAGTCGACCGACCCGGACGGCGAAGAGGGCCCGCAGAAGGCCCCCGAGCCGAAGGCGAAGACGATGAGCGGGCTGAAGAAGGTCGACGACTCGACCTTCACCGTCACCCTCTCCGCGCCGTACTCCGAGTTCAAGACGATGCTCGGGTACAACGCCTTCTACCCGCTGCCGAACGCCGCCTTCTCCGCCCCCGGCGTGATCAAGGACGGCTTCGAGGACGCCATCATCGGCGATGGCCCCTTCAAGATGAAGGGCACCTGGCAGCACGACGCCAAGGTCGAGGTCGAGAAGTACGACGCCTTCCCCGGCGAGAAGCCGAAGGTGGCCGGCGTCGAGTTCCGGATCTACCAGCAGCTCACCGCCGCGTACGCGGACGTGATCTCGGACAACCTGGACGTCGTCCCGACGATCCCGACCGAGAACCTGACCAGCGCGGCGAGCGACCTCGGCGACCGGTACCAGCAGAGCCCGGCGTCGTCGTTCCAGTTCCTGGCGTTCCCGACGTTCGACCCGAGCTTCAGCAAGCCCGAGGTTCGTAAGGCGATCTCCGAGGCGATCGACCGCGACGAGATCATCAAGTCGGTCTTCAAGGACTCGCAGCAGTCGGCCCGCTCGTTCGTCTCGCCGGTTGTCGCCGGATACCGGGACAACACCTGCGGCACCGCGTGTGTGTTCGACCCGGCCAAGGCCAAGTCGGAGTACACCGCCGCGGGCGGCCCGGCGAAGATCCAGATCTCGTACAACGGCGATGGTGGCCACAAGGACTGGGTCGACGCGACCTGCAACCAGCTCAAGACCAACCTGGGCGTGGACTGCGTCGGCACTGCCGAGCCGAAGTTCGCCGACCTGCTGGACAAGGTCGAGGCGAAGAAGCCGGTCGGCATGTTCCGGCTCGGCTGGATCATGGACTACCCGTCCATGGAGAACTACCTCGGCCCGCTCTACACCACGAACGGTTCGTCGAACTACTACGGGTACAGCAACCCGCAGTTCGACGCGCTGGTGAAGGAAGGCGTCTCGGCCGCCACCCCGGACGAGGCGATCAAGAAGTACCAGGCCGCTGAGGACATCCTGGCGAACGACCTGCCGGTGATTCCGCTGCGCTTCGGTCAGAACAACTTCGGCTACTCGAGCAAGGTCAAGAACGTTGAGATCGACCTGTTCCAGCGGGTCAATCTGACCAAGATCGAGGCCGTCAGCTGAGCTGACCCCCCGAATCTGGTTCGGTCCATCCGGTAATCCCCGGTGGCTCGGGCCATGGATGGAGCAGTCCGGCGTCGCCCAAGAACGCCGACGCCGGACTGTTCCGCCGGGCACATCGCGAGGTGTTTCCCCGCCGAAAATCCGGGCCTTGAGTGCCCGGATACTTTCGTACGCCGAAACGATCGTTCGTACGACTTTCATCCATATTCGGAGAGAAAGCTAAGGTATGTTCCGCTACATTGTGCGGCGCCTGCTGCAGATGGTCCTCGCATTCTTCGGGACCACTCTGATCGTCTACGCGCTGATGTTCGCCGGCCAGGGCGACCCCATCCAGGCACTCGCCGGCGAGCGGCCGGTTACCCCCGCCCAGCGGGCATACCTGACCGAGACGTTCCATCTCGACAAGACCGGGGTCGGCGGCTTCTTCTACCGCTACTTCGACTACATCGGCAACCTGCTCAAGGGTGACCTGGGCATGTCGCTGACCCAGCGCAAGATCAGCGACATGATCTCCACCGCCTGGCCGGTCACCCTGAAGCTCGCCCTG of the Micromonospora sp. NBC_01796 genome contains:
- a CDS encoding GNAT family N-acetyltransferase, producing the protein MSTPLTSTDVKIRPFRPADLDAAVDLLVLAAGDDKRYRLTDRLTAAEPGQIHHALVAERAGVVVGAAKLTTEPAYPGTVSALVAVAESHRGQGVGSALAAELADLAAKTLAPGTVVTTALRDDLDRGRRFAERHGLVLTNHSVGWRFDLAGRGDELAALAASTADRAVVRVRVVDIDADEAVILECVGRTLAGLPVPGGEDQAVDLAYARSVIPDGAIVLLAEPCEPEGSPALGLTIVSTQAADWYTVYTGVDVAHRGRGVASALKTAALRHAYEAGAVAVTTHNDDTNEPILRANRALGMTPSVGYWSLVRTFDGRADGRAGPPPPAPPRR
- a CDS encoding bifunctional methylenetetrahydrofolate dehydrogenase/methenyltetrahydrofolate cyclohydrolase; protein product: MTATLLDGKATAAEIKDELRVRVKALAERGLVPGLGTVLVGADPGSQAYVNGKHRDCAEVGIASIRRELPADATQEQVDEVIAELNADPACHGYIVQLPLPRHLDTQRVLELIDPEKDADGLHPVNLGRLVLGYDGPLPCTPRGIVELLRRHDVPLRGAEVAVVGRGNTVGRPLGLLLTRRSENATVTLCHTGTLDLAKHTRNADIVIVAAGVPGLLTADMVRPGATVVDVGITRVIGPDGKGRYTGDIAAEVAEVAGAMVPMPGGVGPMTRAMLLTNVVERAERG
- a CDS encoding peptide ABC transporter substrate-binding protein yields the protein MQVRRLAAWAAVPLVATLGLAACGSGDDGGSGESNPNATVSIQIGEPQHLIPTNTTETSGNQVLSALFTPLVDYDAQNKPYEVQAESIQSTDNTTWTIKLKDGYTFHNGEKVTSDSYINAWNYGAYAPNGQGASYFFEKIAGYDDLQSTDPDGEEGPQKAPEPKAKTMSGLKKVDDSTFTVTLSAPYSEFKTMLGYNAFYPLPNAAFSAPGVIKDGFEDAIIGDGPFKMKGTWQHDAKVEVEKYDAFPGEKPKVAGVEFRIYQQLTAAYADVISDNLDVVPTIPTENLTSAASDLGDRYQQSPASSFQFLAFPTFDPSFSKPEVRKAISEAIDRDEIIKSVFKDSQQSARSFVSPVVAGYRDNTCGTACVFDPAKAKSEYTAAGGPAKIQISYNGDGGHKDWVDATCNQLKTNLGVDCVGTAEPKFADLLDKVEAKKPVGMFRLGWIMDYPSMENYLGPLYTTNGSSNYYGYSNPQFDALVKEGVSAATPDEAIKKYQAAEDILANDLPVIPLRFGQNNFGYSSKVKNVEIDLFQRVNLTKIEAVS
- a CDS encoding NADP-dependent isocitrate dehydrogenase; the encoded protein is MAKIKVTNPVVELDGDEMTRIIWKQIREQLILPYLDVDLHYYDLSIQYRDETDDQVTVDAANAIKTHGVGVKCATITPDEARVEEFGLKKMWRSPNGTIRNILGGVVFREPIIMSNVPRLVPGWTKPIIIGRHAHGDQYKATDFVVPGPGTVTITYTPADGSAPVEMEVAKFPGGGIAMGMYNFDESIRDFARASLRYGLDRNYPVYLSTKNTILKAYDGRFKDIFAEVFEAEFKADFDAAGITYEHRLIDDMVAAALKWEGGFVWAAKNYDGDVQSDTVAQGFGSLGLMTSVLMTPDGRTVEAEAAHGTVTRHYRQWQKGEKTSTNPIASIFAWTRGLAHRGKLDGTPAVSEFAEKLEQVCIETVEGGQMTKDLALLISRDAPWLSTDEFMAALDENLAKKLGA
- a CDS encoding DeoR/GlpR family DNA-binding transcription regulator, giving the protein MLAQQRQAAIVDRVRVAGGVRVSDLAGEFGVSDMTIRRDLDLLAERGLLAKVHGGATSADSGSTDEPGFVAKSARQLSEKAAIAAQAAHLVQPGMAVALSAGTTTAALAHRLVDTAGLTVVTNSIPVAEIFHRAGRPDQTVVLTGGVRTPSDALVGPVAVGAIRTLHLDLVFLGVHGMSVRAGYTTPNLMEAETNRALVAASERLVVLADHTKWGTVGISSMADLAAAHTVVTDDGLPEPARLTLLEHVMELVVVE
- a CDS encoding helix-turn-helix transcriptional regulator is translated as MNEALRVAMAEQGLSCEVLAEKVGVDPKTVGRWLSPGRIPHGRHRIVAAKVLRREILDLWPDEGRRRRDVPWFRPWREAEAQSLALRSFEASVIPGLLQTEAYARAVLASGPIAAEDVERFVKVRMERQKAVFDRPRPPLAVFVVDEAALRRGDPGLMNEQLDHLVEMASRPNLFVHVIPFSAGLYPGQAGSFVIGSVEGSRDVSYLDNQLAGQLATEPNELAVLVRVWDAVRGHTLPRDQSIELMKARPWMK
- the galT gene encoding galactose-1-phosphate uridylyltransferase, whose protein sequence is MRRTEIKLADGRELIYFDEHEGADRSEPDRRDLPPPPPASQLRYDPLVDEWVAVAAHRQTRIFLPSTAECPLCPSTPTHSTEIPAYDYDVAVFENRFPSLSDREGEPAGELTPFTPTRPGLGRCEVVCFTSDHNASFATLSPERVRTVLDALADRTTALSRIPGVEQVFPFENRGVEIGVTLQHPHGQIYAYPFLPPRTRALLGAARRHAERTGGRNLYADVLTAERAAGDRVVVSNEHWTAYVPAAARWPFEVHVAPHRAVPDIPALDEAERAAFGPLYLDVLNRFDRLFDLPMPYISAWQQAPVHEGRDVSHLHLQVFSIRRAVDKLKYLAGSESAMGAFINDIRPEQAAERLRQAGR
- the mdh gene encoding malate dehydrogenase is translated as MGKKVTVVGAGFYGSTTAQRLAEYDVFDTVVITDIIEGKPEGLALDINQSRPIEGFETKVVGQTTGPNGEGYEVIEGSDVVVITAGLPRKPGMSRMDLLATNAKIVRVVSESVAKFAPNAVVIVVSNPLDEMTAMAQLATQFPKQRVLGQAGMLDTARFTTFVAEELGVPVASVKTLTLGSHGDTMVPVPSRSTVNGKPLREVLPDAKIEELVVRTRNGGAEVVALLKTGSAYYAPSAAAAKMAKAVATDSGEVMPVCAWVDGDYGISGVYLGVEAELGREGVRRIVTTDLDADELASLKAAAEAVRAKQGDIANL